The Enterobacter oligotrophicus sequence GACGCGCACACGCAATCTTTCACGCTGCCGATGGTCTGTAATGCCGGAACACGGGTCAGCGTAAAAATGGAAGGTAATATTTTTGATGCGAACAAAGGCGTGCTGAACATCACGGGTGGAACTAACGCCGCTACGGGCGTTGGGCTCCAGTTACTGTATAACAACCAGCCGATGGTGCTGGGTTCTGATGTCGCCGTTGGAACGTCATCGTCATCTGGCGGATTCTCAGTGCCGCTTAAAGCGCGTTATTACCAGACGGGCGATTCGATCACGACCGGTACGGCGAATGGGGTAGCAGCCTTTACCATAACGTACCATTAAGTCATCGTTCGATTCTGATTCAGGATAACCCAGCCCGTGGCTGGGTTTTCAATGTTGAGCGTCAGACGGCTTAAATACTCATCCATCAACATTGACTGATATCAAAGCTATTTATCGGGGTTCGTGGAAAATAAAAAAACAGCATAATGCGTCAGACGGACTCCGCGCTGAGCACATGAAAACAAAGATCAGAAGAATCTCATAACCAATTAATTTACCACTTAAAAAACCACAACAACCAGGACGAACACAGCCTATGTACAGACCAATAGTTGTCATACTTTTCATTCTCCTGACACTGGCTGCTCTTGCGGAAATGGGTTATTTACCCATCGGGTAAATTTGCTGGTTAAATATTACCCATAAACCGTAATGTACCATTTACAGTTTTTTCCTAAAGCCATCTGCATATTTCTCATGCCATCCTTAATCACGCTAATAATACGAAAACGTTAATTGAGGATAAAACATGAAAAAAACGATTATTGCATTATCTGCCATTCTGTTGGCTTCACCTGTTTTTGCTGCGACCACACATGCAACTGACGATACCGTAGCGGCGGCAAACGCGAATGCCAACGACGCGAAGCAAAAACTGCACGAAGAGCAGAACAAAGGTGAAGAGCTGAAGCTGAAACAGCAGCATGCCGCTGAAGGGAAAAGCGACAGCGTTGGCAGCAAGGTAAGCGAAGATTCGCAGAAAGCCTGGCATAAAACCAAAGAAGGCACAGAGAAAGGGTGGGATGCCACCAAAGAAGGTGCTGAGAAAGGCTGGAACAAAACCAAACAAGGTGCCAGTGAGTTAGAAAAGAAAGTCACTGAATAATCATCACCTGTCCCGTAAGGCCGCTGTCGCGGCCTTTTTACTTCCCCCTTCACAAAAATAAATCAGGTTATTTTTTAATTACGTGCTACCGCATTTTCATTTTTACATAGCAGAATAAACATCCCCTGCCAGCATATATTTCATTAATGCGAGCAAACATAATATATCTTATACGTTAAACTTTACCGTGTCTTAAATATTAATTAAGCGGTAATAAATATATACGTTCAATAATAAATACCCTGCCCCGCATCAACTGTGTAAAGCTGAACGCCACCCGGCGTCTGACGGGCCTTTCAGACATACCGCTTTATATTGACGTGGTGAATAAATACTTTTTCAATGACACGAATGGCATTTACAGAGGCGTAATTTGCATATTTAGTTTTTTATAGCTATATCCTTTTTAGAGCGAATTAAATTAATACCTCTATTACACACAGGGCTTTATATATCACGAAAAATTAAAAAGACAACGTTATCCACAATAAATAATTAGAGTCGCCCTGATGTTGCCATTCTGGATGCTGGCGGGCATCGGCCGCGCTGAAGAACGTTACGGTGAGCACTGATTAACTATCAGCGACTCCGCCGGGGGCGCGCTTTACCCTCAGCAAAGAGATGACCATGTCTTGCACGCCGTCCATGACAACTCTGCTGGAGTAATAACTGTATGAGCCAAATCTCTGTTATATCGAAACTTACTGGCGTGGAAACGACCACGGAAGGCACCCGGATCACTCTGGACCATTCCTCTATCGTTAAGCTCCATGTAGGGCGGGCCGACATTTCACACTACACCCGTAGCGGTAACGATCTGGTGATATCTCTGCATTCGGGGGAAGTGGTTACCCTGAAAAACTTCTACGTTGGCGACGCTCAAGGGGTGAGCCAGCTGGTGCTGGAAGAAGAGAATGGCGCATTGTGGTGGATTGAAGATCCGACTGCCGCTGAACATTACGAAGCTATCTCGTCCATCGACGCGTTAATGGCGTCATCCGGTTCAGACGCAGGCGGTGCTGCCCTCTGGCCCTGGGTGCTCGGTGGTCTCGCCGTTGCCGGGGGCGTCGCCCTCGCAGCCGGTGGCGGTGGCGGTGGCGGCGGTGGAGATGACGATGACAACACCACCAGCCCCGGCAATCCAGGCAATCCTTCTAATCCTGATACCACACCGCCGGATGCCCCAACAAATTTGCAGTTCTCACCGGATGGTAAAACCGTTACCGGCACCGCCGAACCGGGAAGCACAATAACGCTTAAAGATGCCAACGGTAATCTGGCAGGAACGGGTAAAGCCGGTAGCGACGGCAAATTTACGATTGAGCTGGGTACGCCAATGACCAATGGCGAACAGCTTGCCGCCACAGCAACCGACGCTTCCGGTAATGCCAGCCAGAACGGGCATGTCATCGCCCCTGACCTGACCGTCCCCGACGCCCCGGATATTCTGATTGTTAACGATAACGTCGGCACCGAAACGGGCCCGCTGGAAAACGGGCAACGAACCGATGATGCACGCCCTGCCCTCAGCGGCATGGCTGAAGCGGGGACAACAATCACGATTTATGACAACGGCAGCCTGCTTGGCACCACGAAAGCCGATGCCAGTGGCAACTGGAGTTTTACGCCACCTGCCGCCCTTGCCGATGGCAATCACGTCATTACCACCACCGCGACCGATGCTGCCGGCAATACCAGCGCACCGTCCACTGCCGCCACCTTTATCGTTGATACCGTGGCACCAACGGCCCCCGTCATTTCCGGCTTAACCGATGACGTTGCCCCCAATACCGGCTCTCTCAGCAATGGCGGAAGCACCAACGATCAACGTCCCCGGATTAGCGGCACGGCGGAGGCCAATTCCACCGTTACGGTTTATGACAATGGCATCGCCATTGGTACTGCAAATGTCGCCAGCAATGGCAACTGGTCCTTTACGCCGTCGGTGAACCTCAGCGAAGGCAGCCATCAGATTACGGTGCAGGCGACTGACGTCGCGGGCAACCAAAGCGTCCCCTCCCCGGCGATTACGATCACGGTAGATATCACCCCACCTGACCAGCCAACCGTCGCGCTGGATGCCGCTGGAACCGTGGCAACAGGCACCGCAGAAGCCAATACAACGATCACCATCACCGACAGCAACGGTATCCCGATCGGGACTGCACCTGTCGACGCTAACGGTAATTTCAGCATCCCCCTGGCTCCCCCTCAGCCTGGCGGCGCGGTTATCAGCGTCATTGCTACTGACGCCGCGGGCAACGTCAGCCCGGCGGCCACGGCAACAGCCAGCCTGAGTGTGCCCGATACCACACCACCGGCTATCCCGGCCGATCTTGCCGTTTCTGGCGATGGCAGAACAGTGACCGGCAACACCGAACCGGGCAGTACGCTAACAATTAAAGACCCTACCGGCACCGTGATTGGCAGCGGCACGGCGGACAACGACGGTCATTTCTCCGTCGGGATCGACCCGGCACAAACAAATGGCGAGGTGCTACAGGTTGTCGCAACCGACGGAGCCAATAACACCAGCCAGCCAGGGTTTGCCGACGCGCCTGATACCACCGATCCATTAGCGCCTACAAATGTTGACGTCTCAGATGATGGCACCACCATCACCGGCGAGGCGGAGCCGGGCAGTACCATCAGTATTAAAGACGAGGGTGGCACTGAAATCGCCGCTGGCTCCGCTAATGATGACGGTACATTCAGCATTCCGCTTATCCCGCCGTTAGTGAATGGTGAAACAGTGACGGCAGATGCGACCGACAACGCGGGCAATACGGGCCCAACGACCTCTGCAAGTGCGCCGGATATTACGCCCGCAGAAACGCCGGTCATCACCTCCGTTGAAGATAACGTGCTTAACATCGTCGGACCGATTGCCAACGGTGGCCTGACCAATGATGGCACGCCGACGCTTCACGGTACGGGTGAAGCTGGCACACGGCTTTATCTCTATGATGGTCAAAACCAAATCGGAACGCTGGTGATACCGGAGGGAGGCGTCTGGACATATACTCTGCCCGCCAATATTCTCGCGGGCGGGCATGTCTTTACAGCCAAAGCCATTGATGATGCAGGCAATGCCAGCGGTACATCGAACAGCTGGAGCATTACCGTCGATCTCACGCCGCCCGCAACGCCAGCGATTACCCAGGTTGTGGACGCTGTTGAAGGTAATACTGGCCCGCTGACCAGCAACCAGCCGACCAATGACAACCGCCCTGCCATCAGCGGCACGGGCGAGCCTGGCGCGACAATCAGCATCCGTATTGATGGCGCTCAGGTGGGTACAACAGTGGTGGGCTCCAGTGGAGACTGGACCTTCCGTCCGGCGACAGCCATTGCAGATGGCAGCCACGTCCTGACTGCCGTCGCGCTCGATCAGGCCGGTAACGCCAGTTCCGCCACGGGCGGATTTACGCTTAATATCGATACCACAGCCCCCGGTACGCCAACCATCGGAAGCGTGACGGATAACACCGGCGACGTGACCGGCCCTGTCACCAGCGGTTCACCGACGGATGAAACACAACCCCTGCTGTCGGGGACGGCCCCCGCTGGCACGACCATCACCGTGTATGACGGCACCACGCTGCTGGGCCCCGCCACGCTCAACGGCACGGGTGGCTGGAGCTTTACCCCTTTAACACCGCTGACAGACGGCACACACACCCTGACCGTCCGAGCCACCGACCCGGCAGGAAATGTCACCACTTCCCCACCGTTCAGCCTGGTGATAGATACGATAGCGCCCGTCACGCCGGACGCGCCGGATGTCACCGTTAACCCGGACGGCGGTACTACGGGTACATTATTGAACCCAGGCGACACCACCCGCGATACCACGCCGACGTTAAGCGGTGAGGGAACCGCGGGGGAAACGGTAGCTATCTATATTGATGGCGTGAAAAAGGCTGAAGTCCCGGTCGGTGAAGATGGAAAATGGAGCTGGACGGCCTCGCCACCGCTCGGTAACGGCACCTATGATGTCACCCTGACCGTAACCAACAAAGACGGTGCAGGCAATGAGAGTTCACCTTCGCAGCCGGTGACCATCGTCATTGATACCGAGGCACCCGATAAACCCGCCACTCCGACCGTCACCGACAGCGTCAGCCAAATCACTGGCCCGGTAGCGGATGGCGAAAGCACCAACGATCCGCGCCCGGTCCTGAGCGGCAGCAGCGAACCAAACGACGTGATCATTATTTACGATCGCGTGAATAATGCCGATCCGGTTGAAGTGGGCCGCGTTACCGCAGACATTAACGGCGACTGGAGCTGGCGGCCTGCGACGAATATCGCCGAAGGTTCGCACCAGTACACCGCCACCGCAACGGATGAGGCGGGGAACGTCTCCGTAACCTCCGATCCGATCACCATCAACGTCGATACCCTTGTGCCTTCGGCTCCGGTGATTACCCTGGCGGGGGGTGTCGGAAGCGGCGGGTCCACAAACGACAACACGCCGGATATCACCGGGACAGGTGTCAGTGGCGATCGGGTTATTGTTTACAACAATGGCGTCGCCATTGGTGAAGCTATCGTAACGAACGGCACCTGGACCGTCACGCCATCGGCCCTGCCGGACGGCACACTCAATCTGACCGCCGTTGCGGTGGATGCGGCGGGCAACCCCAGCACACCAGGGGCGGGATTCACCGTAACCATTGATACCGTGCCGCCAGCCGTACCGCAAATCGACGAAATCACTGGCAGCACGCTGTCTGGCGGGCAGTTGTACACGCAAGATACAACCCCCGAAATTACGGGGAGAACCGAACCGGGCAGCACCGTTGAAGTCTTCATTAATGAAGACTCTGTGGGCTTTGCCACCGTTAACACAGATGGCACCTGGACATTCACACCAACAACGCCGCTGGATCAGGGCTTAACGGACATTTCAGTGATTGCCCACGATGCCGCCGGTAACAGCACGCCAGGCCCGACCACCACCGTTACCGTGGACAACGTTCCCCCGGCCGACCCAACAAACCTTGCCATTACCGATCAAGGGACACCGGTCACCGGTAATGCCGACCCCGGCTCCATCATCACGATCAGAGATGCCGATGACAACGTGATCGGTACGGGTGTCGCCAACGCCAGCGGCGCGTTTTCCGTCGCCGTCAGTCCGGCACAAACGGATGCCACCACGCTGAGCGTCACTGCAACCGATGAAGCAGGGAATAACAGCCAACCCGTCGATCTCACCGTTACGGCAGCGCCGGTTGATTTACCGGACGTACCGACGATCACCGCGATCGACGACAATATAGGTAGCGTCACGGGTAACGTAATCGGCAAAACCTCAGACGATACGATGCCGACCATCAGCGGTACTGCCGTCGCGGGCAGTACGGTGACCCTCTATATGGATGGCAGCCTGATCCCGCTGATCACCATTCCGGTGCTGGCCGGTGGAACCTGGAGTTATACCCCACCGCTTCCATTGAGTGAAGGCACGCATACTTTCGAGGCGACCGCCACGGTAGGGCTTGAGACAAGCGGCCGTTCACCTGCTGCGGCTGTCACCATCGACACCACCGCCCCGGTCGCCCCCACTATTGGCGCGGTCACCGATGATGTTCCTCCTGGCACCGGCGTGCTCACCAGCGGGCAGGCGACCAACGATACCCGGCCAACCCTCAGCGGTACGGCGACGCCGGGTGACACCATCACCGTTTACAATAACGGTATTGCTATCGGGACTGCACAAGCAGGGCCAACAGGCTCCTGGAGCTTTACGCCGTCCTCTCCCCTGGCCGAAGGCAGCAACCCGCTGACCATTCGGGCCACCGATCCGGCAGGCAATCAGAGCGCCCCTTCAGCGGCGTTCAACGTCGTGGTCGATACGACCACCACCACGCCCGTTATTCTGGGAGCAGAGGATAACGTCGGTAGCGTGACGGGCAATGTCACCAGTGGCAGTACCACCAACGACACCACGCCAACGCTCACCGGCACGGCAGAAGCCAACAGCACTGTCGCAATCTTTGATGGCGTTACGCAAATCGGCACCGTCACCGCCGATGGCAGTGGCAACTGGACATTTACGCCAGTGACCGCACTGGTCGAAGGCGCACATGACTTTACGGTCAGAGCAACCGATACGTTAGGGAACGTCAGCACGCCTTCTGCCGTCTACAGCGTGACGGTCGACACCACACCGCCAGCCGTCCCTACTCTCAATGGCGTAGAGGACAACGTCGCAGGGGGCATTGAAGGCAATATCGCCACCGGACAGGTGACCAACGACAATACGCCAACGCTGAGCGGGACCGGAATGGCAGGCAGCACGGTGCATATTTTCAATAACGGCACCGAGATCGGCTCCACAACGGTGCTGGCAGGCGGCACCTGGAACTTTACCCCCACGATACCGTTGCCGGACGGAACCTATACGCTGAGGGTGAATGCCACCGATACCGCAGGTAACGTCTCGGCTAACTCGTCGGTTTATACTTTTACAGTAGATACCGCCGGGCCAGCCGCACCGGTACTCTCTACCGTCATTGATGATGTCGGCCCGGTAACGGGTACACTGAGTACCGGTAATTCAACCAACGACGCGCGTCCGACGTTCAACGGGACGGGCGAAACGGGCTCAACCGTACACATTCTGGTGGACGGTGCAGAGGTGGGCACCGCGCTGGTGAATGCGCAGGGCAACTGGACCTTCACACCGACAGATCCGCTGGGCGATGGCCAACATGCCATTACGTTCAATGCAACCGACGCGGCGGGTAACAGCGGCAGTACCAGCACCGCATTTAACCTGACGGTCGATACGGGCGTACCGCTCGCCCCCACTATCGCCACGGCCAGTGACAATGCAGGCCCGGTTCAGACACCCCTCACTTCCGGCCAAACCACGGATGACACCACGCCAACGCTGAACGGGACGGCGGAAAATAATGCGACCATCACGATTTACGAAAACGGCGCATTCGTTGGCACAACCCAGGCTAACGGTTCGGGGGCATGGAGTTTTACCCCAGACACACTGACCAGCGGGAGCCATACGTGGACCGCAACGGCAACCGATGCAGCAGGCAACGTTAGCCCTGCGTCACCGGGCTTCACCGTGATTGTCGATACCACCGCCCCTAATGCGCCGGTCATTACCTATGCGCTTGATGATGCCGGTTCTCTGACGGGACAACTCAGCACCGGTCAAACCACTGACGACATCTCGCCACGTCTTAGCGGGACCAGCGAGCCGAACGCCACGGTGAGAATTTATGAAAACTCAGCGCTGATTGGCACCGGCCAGGCCGATGCCAACGGCAACTGGACGATTGATCTCACCACCACGCTGAGCCCCGGTACACATACGTTTACCGCGCAGGCCACCGATGTGGCGGGTAATAACAGCCAGCCTTCAGCCAGCTTCAGCCTGACGGTTGACACCACGCCACCTGCGTTACCGGTGTTAACCAGCATCACGGATGATGTCGGCAACGCCGCCACGCCGATCGCCAACGGAGGGTTAACCAACGACGCGCAGCCAACCCTCACCGGTACAGCGGAGGCGGGAGCAACGGTAAACATCTTTGATAACGGCGTGCAAATTGGCAGCGTCACCGCCACGGGCGGTACGTGGAGTTTTACACCCTCGGCGGGACTGGGCAACGGATCGCATAGTCTGACCTTCTCGGCAACCGATGCGGCCGGCAACGCCAGCGCACAAACTGCCGACTATGTGATAAACGTTGACGCCACCGCGCCAGCTATTCCGGTTATCAGCGCCGTGGTGGATGATGTGGGTACTATCACCGGGCCTGTGACCGGGGGTAATCCGACCAACGATGCCCGTCCGACGCTGAACGGTACTGCCGAAGCCGGTTCAACCGTTCGCATCTACGACGGCACCACGCTCGTGGGAACCGTTACCGCCGACACCAACGGCAACTGGACGCTGCCGCAAACCAGCACCACGTTGTCGGAAGGGCGGCATAATTTTACGGTGACCGCGACCGATGTGGCGGGCAATACCAGTGCGCCATCAATCGTCACGTCAATTGTGGTCGACCTGACGCCGCCGCCAGCACCAACAGGCCTCGCGGTGATCACCAACGGTACGCACGTCACCGGAACCGCCGAAGCGGGCAGTACCATCACCATCACCACCAGTACC is a genomic window containing:
- a CDS encoding BapA/Bap/LapF family large adhesin, whose translation is MSQISVISKLTGVETTTEGTRITLDHSSIVKLHVGRADISHYTRSGNDLVISLHSGEVVTLKNFYVGDAQGVSQLVLEEENGALWWIEDPTAAEHYEAISSIDALMASSGSDAGGAALWPWVLGGLAVAGGVALAAGGGGGGGGGDDDDNTTSPGNPGNPSNPDTTPPDAPTNLQFSPDGKTVTGTAEPGSTITLKDANGNLAGTGKAGSDGKFTIELGTPMTNGEQLAATATDASGNASQNGHVIAPDLTVPDAPDILIVNDNVGTETGPLENGQRTDDARPALSGMAEAGTTITIYDNGSLLGTTKADASGNWSFTPPAALADGNHVITTTATDAAGNTSAPSTAATFIVDTVAPTAPVISGLTDDVAPNTGSLSNGGSTNDQRPRISGTAEANSTVTVYDNGIAIGTANVASNGNWSFTPSVNLSEGSHQITVQATDVAGNQSVPSPAITITVDITPPDQPTVALDAAGTVATGTAEANTTITITDSNGIPIGTAPVDANGNFSIPLAPPQPGGAVISVIATDAAGNVSPAATATASLSVPDTTPPAIPADLAVSGDGRTVTGNTEPGSTLTIKDPTGTVIGSGTADNDGHFSVGIDPAQTNGEVLQVVATDGANNTSQPGFADAPDTTDPLAPTNVDVSDDGTTITGEAEPGSTISIKDEGGTEIAAGSANDDGTFSIPLIPPLVNGETVTADATDNAGNTGPTTSASAPDITPAETPVITSVEDNVLNIVGPIANGGLTNDGTPTLHGTGEAGTRLYLYDGQNQIGTLVIPEGGVWTYTLPANILAGGHVFTAKAIDDAGNASGTSNSWSITVDLTPPATPAITQVVDAVEGNTGPLTSNQPTNDNRPAISGTGEPGATISIRIDGAQVGTTVVGSSGDWTFRPATAIADGSHVLTAVALDQAGNASSATGGFTLNIDTTAPGTPTIGSVTDNTGDVTGPVTSGSPTDETQPLLSGTAPAGTTITVYDGTTLLGPATLNGTGGWSFTPLTPLTDGTHTLTVRATDPAGNVTTSPPFSLVIDTIAPVTPDAPDVTVNPDGGTTGTLLNPGDTTRDTTPTLSGEGTAGETVAIYIDGVKKAEVPVGEDGKWSWTASPPLGNGTYDVTLTVTNKDGAGNESSPSQPVTIVIDTEAPDKPATPTVTDSVSQITGPVADGESTNDPRPVLSGSSEPNDVIIIYDRVNNADPVEVGRVTADINGDWSWRPATNIAEGSHQYTATATDEAGNVSVTSDPITINVDTLVPSAPVITLAGGVGSGGSTNDNTPDITGTGVSGDRVIVYNNGVAIGEAIVTNGTWTVTPSALPDGTLNLTAVAVDAAGNPSTPGAGFTVTIDTVPPAVPQIDEITGSTLSGGQLYTQDTTPEITGRTEPGSTVEVFINEDSVGFATVNTDGTWTFTPTTPLDQGLTDISVIAHDAAGNSTPGPTTTVTVDNVPPADPTNLAITDQGTPVTGNADPGSIITIRDADDNVIGTGVANASGAFSVAVSPAQTDATTLSVTATDEAGNNSQPVDLTVTAAPVDLPDVPTITAIDDNIGSVTGNVIGKTSDDTMPTISGTAVAGSTVTLYMDGSLIPLITIPVLAGGTWSYTPPLPLSEGTHTFEATATVGLETSGRSPAAAVTIDTTAPVAPTIGAVTDDVPPGTGVLTSGQATNDTRPTLSGTATPGDTITVYNNGIAIGTAQAGPTGSWSFTPSSPLAEGSNPLTIRATDPAGNQSAPSAAFNVVVDTTTTTPVILGAEDNVGSVTGNVTSGSTTNDTTPTLTGTAEANSTVAIFDGVTQIGTVTADGSGNWTFTPVTALVEGAHDFTVRATDTLGNVSTPSAVYSVTVDTTPPAVPTLNGVEDNVAGGIEGNIATGQVTNDNTPTLSGTGMAGSTVHIFNNGTEIGSTTVLAGGTWNFTPTIPLPDGTYTLRVNATDTAGNVSANSSVYTFTVDTAGPAAPVLSTVIDDVGPVTGTLSTGNSTNDARPTFNGTGETGSTVHILVDGAEVGTALVNAQGNWTFTPTDPLGDGQHAITFNATDAAGNSGSTSTAFNLTVDTGVPLAPTIATASDNAGPVQTPLTSGQTTDDTTPTLNGTAENNATITIYENGAFVGTTQANGSGAWSFTPDTLTSGSHTWTATATDAAGNVSPASPGFTVIVDTTAPNAPVITYALDDAGSLTGQLSTGQTTDDISPRLSGTSEPNATVRIYENSALIGTGQADANGNWTIDLTTTLSPGTHTFTAQATDVAGNNSQPSASFSLTVDTTPPALPVLTSITDDVGNAATPIANGGLTNDAQPTLTGTAEAGATVNIFDNGVQIGSVTATGGTWSFTPSAGLGNGSHSLTFSATDAAGNASAQTADYVINVDATAPAIPVISAVVDDVGTITGPVTGGNPTNDARPTLNGTAEAGSTVRIYDGTTLVGTVTADTNGNWTLPQTSTTLSEGRHNFTVTATDVAGNTSAPSIVTSIVVDLTPPPAPTGLAVITNGTHVTGTAEAGSTITITTSTGTVLGTATADGSGNFNATITPAQTGGESLQVFATDKAGNAGASASVTAPFTTIPNAPVIATIDDNVGTVTGNLTNGKTTDDTTPTLNGTAQPNSTVTLYNNGVSMGSVVADVNGNWSFTPTALSEGAHTFTATAGNATGTSPVSSATTVIVDLTAPAAPTGTFNADGSVLIGNAEAGSTVSILLVNGTTVTTTAGSDGTYSYTFLNKQTEGQTLQIAATDAAGNVSLPGSALAPVVPLSASTNVEELDISTTATVTHSQLSDYGFLLVGAANNILTLLGNDTAQVGFTVESGGSADITVNANATGAVLSLLNTLELVVQVLDTENGTWTTVVDTGEPQFADLLTLGATGVSLNLTGLASGQYRVLSYNTNLLATGSYTSLDVDIKETSAGTVTGTTSLGGNVILDDDPATGSDNAPAGTTVTAVTNSDGDTVAVTADGTQVQGLYGTLTINLDGSYTYTLTNTSASVIGRTENFTYTITHNGVSASANLVLSLGAGTTANSIVAVDDTASLTFDTTVHSINNGTSSQGGFTVVGINLGNTLGLNLLDDLSNPIIYNVEEGSTRTMTIQASVGGVALASVFDLYIYKFNDATQTFEQLRVQPGWLRAPLLGGTSSQLTLNLPAGEYLFLLNTAAGITALTAYTLNVLEDHVYSVASVGTSTTGDVLADDIAPSGTVVSDVNGVAVNGSGPTTIQGEYGTLTITASGQYTYTLKSGIGSDHISTPDTFVYTITAPGGAKDTASLNITPTAQAMDAVNDVSSTMDITPVHHTSLYSDTSVGSANWNAALLATTSGSGSGTFVVDANTALHNVVLHFNVASLLTLGGLTVNWTISQGGTTLRTGSFGGGLLLGGNADIAVTGLDLNAGTYTLSYTGSVPALGLGGITITPSVTGTTYSLSQFDSTSGHTVNGNIFDGSDSAGAMDQLHSVDTRVSITGYDGVTTTLDPYTGSTTVNVVGHYGTLAIGADGHYTYTLNAGISLSTITSKEAFNYTLTDAAGKTDSASLTINMAPQFISSEHNDLITGTAYGDTLIYQVLNATAGNATAGNISGTTGDHWTNFSLSQGDKIDIGDLLVGWNGSASTLGNYLHVTQSGGNTVIAIDRDGAGSTYATTTLVTLDNVQTTYDELVNQQHIIT